CATCGAATTGAATCCATACATAACTTCTCTGACATCCGAAATAAGCATGCTAGAGAACCGACTATCACAGAGGAATAGTGAACTGCAGCGTAAAATCACCTTTATTGGGCTTTCATCTTTCATTAACACAGTTTTCATCAATGGTTCGAAATCCATTAAAGTAATTAATAAAAATGGCATAAAAAAGATCATTAGAAATGCCACAATTCTACAGCAAACATGTCGTAATATTAGCTCCACTCCTGAATTAGAGGATATGTCTCTAAGCCTGAACTACTTTACTATGTGTTTTTTGAATGAGAATACATTGGTAGAATACGAAAATGAAGGGAAGCTTAAGCATTATACGCTTGACCAGCttaaaaatattttaaGATTACAGCTAAGTGAGGAATATTACCGAAAACTGAAGCAGAAAGGTAACCCGCAATCCGATTCTATAATGTCTTATAAGCGTTATGAGGATGCTGTGCGTAGATTGTCTGCTTCCGCGTAGTGATTATATCATAGCGCGTAATAACCATTGAAAGAAATCAGGGACGAATTGAGATTAGTATATAACAGTACGTAACAATAACACTAAAACATAGCTGTTAAATACAGGCACTCGGCATTTTAAAAGGTTTTAGAGGATTCATGCATCTGATATGGTGCCAGACGAAGTAATTGAGATTGAATCCTCCATTAATGATAGACTAGTGCAAATAACCAGAGAAGATGGCGTAATTGAAATTGTGTCAGATATGGATGAAATGGTTGATCCATCAAACAGGGTTAGGTATCCATCATCACCATCCATTAGATGTAATCAAATTGTTGAACTGAATAGTGAGGTTACACATGATTGTATGTCAATTGAGCTTGATGCAAACTTCCAGCAGGACACATCTCTTAATGATAGCGAATTAGAAGTACTAAGGGGTAGACATTCTACGAAGCGGATAAATATGGATAATGAGGACAATAAAATAGATTCATTGGGAAGTTTTCCATCTGAGCCGAATATTCAGGATACTTTGCAGAAAACTGTAGAGGTTGACACAGCTAAAAAGGCTCCTGTCAAACAGAAAGATAATGATGTCCTAAGGGATATACTAAGTGATATAGAAGATAGGCTTTCAAGTCATGATACGATAGATAGCAGCAGTTTACGAAGTCCAGAGCAATTGCCTGCACTTACTGCTAGATGGACACAAGTGTCAAATCGTAGTGTTACTGCTATAGATACAGGGAATTCCGGTACAGCATGCACAGGGAATAATACTATACGGCGTAAGTTGGCTAATAAGAATAGTGCTGTATCGATTCTACCAGTACAATCTCCACCGAAGCGAAATCTAGTTTCTACTATTATACCGACTAGCACTGACGTTAATAGGGAACGAATAAGTATCAGACCAGCCCCTAGACAAAGGGAGATAGCCAAAGATACAATAGAACATCGAAAAGGTGGGAAACTGCCAATGTTGCGTCCTAATCGGCGCAATTGGCATGAAATGATGGTCAGCTCTAACCTACCGAGCTCCGCAGATGATAATCATAGTAAAAGACACAAACCAGTGGAAATTGGATCAAAAAGAAGGGGTTCTATAACGGATAATACGACTGAGGAATCTGTGAGAGCCATTCCCGACGAAGATAATATATATGGCTTTGAAAAGATTGACACCGATTCTTCATTTGACGTCAATGTTTTAACGTCACCACCGCATCCTAAGCAAAAACCGCCTAAACTGCCAGAAGCGCCTCCTGCAGGAAAAGAGTATATCGTACATGGCAAATATTATAGTAAtgaagaatcaaaaagtATGGTAACCAAGAGTCATGCCAGCAACTCtttgaaaaagaagtttaCTGAAGTCAATAAAACACAAAGAGACAAAGAAGTACTACTATCGGAAATTATAATTAGTATCAATGATGCCGTAAACGAGCAGCTGATTGAGGGTGGTTCTAATGTTAATGATATCTTCTCTCCTTCCACCATATTCCAGAATTACGAGGATATTCCTATTATCAGGCTTAAAAGAAAATGCAGTTCCATCTATGACTTTAATCACAATATGTTCTATCCTTGCGATACGGTCATTTGTGAGGAACCAACATGTGTTCTTTTATTCCAGGCCTTAGATTTCTTTCATAAATACAGCACTCAAAAGGCTGAACTGATGGAGCAAATTGAAAAGCTAGTGAAGTCAGGCAAGAAGGCCATCATTATCTTAAACGAGTACTCTCGCCTTGAAAAATCATTATCGCATCTTGAGGATAAGGATCTAAGAGATAAGGTTGCAGAGCAATTATCTGGTTCTACTAGCCCCAAGCGCCGTACTGCTAAGCAGCAAGAATTGGAAAAATTGGGATTAACATCTAAAGACTTGGGGAACATAGTCAATGAAATAGTTTTACATTGGCAGGTCGAGGTATTCCCGCTAAATAGCATAACAGAATTTATCACATGGTTTAAGAACTTGGTTTGGGTTGTGTCTAAAATCAGGTATGATCCAATGATGAAGAATATAAGTTGGTCACATATTAACTTAAAAATTGGTAAGACACCAACAGAAGTCCTATCGAAAACGTTGCAACAAATAAACTCTGTAACAGAGATAAGGGCTAATAGAGTTACAAACGTTTACAAAAGCTTTCAGATGTTACTTGAAGATCTGAAGAAAGGTTACCTTGTTGCGGGAAATGATGATAACCCTTTAATGTCCCGTGTAACTGAGAAGGTAGTAAATAGACTATTCTTATCCAATAACCCTGATGAAAAAGTATATTTTTGACTAACTAAAGCCTCGCTATGATACATAAAAGTAACTAAAATCAGAATAGTAGCTGAGCGGATAGTAAACCCTCTGCAGGAGTTCTATCAATCTTTAGGCTCACATACTCCAGAGACTAGCAGAAATGAAGTTACTTTAGGAATTGTTGTACCCTGAGATAGTCATCTTCGTTCAATTGATCTTTAACAGACCCTAGCTCATCAAACAATACTCGCAACTGAACACCTTCCTGATCAGCTAAAGTAACTTTAGCATCAAATAATATCGTCAAAAAGTTCAACACTCTATCTATTAGATAGAGATTAGCATCCGGTTGCAGCAAATGAATAACATTTGAAAGGATTTCCTCCTTCCTTAACATGTCAATGAATTCTTCATTAATGTCCACAGATGTCGTAACAGCAGCCAA
The Eremothecium sinecaudum strain ATCC 58844 chromosome II, complete sequence DNA segment above includes these coding regions:
- the MMS4 gene encoding Mms4p (Syntenic homolog of Ashbya gossypii ADL318C; Syntenic homolog of Saccharomyces cerevisiae YBR100W and YBR098W (MMS4); YBR100W and YBR098W represent one ORF in Ashbya gossypii), encoding MVPDEVIEIESSINDRLVQITREDGVIEIVSDMDEMVDPSNRVRYPSSPSIRCNQIVELNSEVTHDCMSIELDANFQQDTSLNDSELEVLRGRHSTKRINMDNEDNKIDSLGSFPSEPNIQDTLQKTVEVDTAKKAPVKQKDNDVLRDILSDIEDRLSSHDTIDSSSLRSPEQLPALTARWTQVSNRSVTAIDTGNSGTACTGNNTIRRKLANKNSAVSILPVQSPPKRNLVSTIIPTSTDVNRERISIRPAPRQREIAKDTIEHRKGGKLPMLRPNRRNWHEMMVSSNLPSSADDNHSKRHKPVEIGSKRRGSITDNTTEESVRAIPDEDNIYGFEKIDTDSSFDVNVLTSPPHPKQKPPKLPEAPPAGKEYIVHGKYYSNEESKSMVTKSHASNSLKKKFTEVNKTQRDKEVLLSEIIISINDAVNEQLIEGGSNVNDIFSPSTIFQNYEDIPIIRLKRKCSSIYDFNHNMFYPCDTVICEEPTCVLLFQALDFFHKYSTQKAELMEQIEKLVKSGKKAIIILNEYSRLEKSLSHLEDKDLRDKVAEQLSGSTSPKRRTAKQQELEKLGLTSKDLGNIVNEIVLHWQVEVFPLNSITEFITWFKNLVWVVSKIRYDPMMKNISWSHINLKIGKTPTEVLSKTLQQINSVTEIRANRVTNVYKSFQMLLEDLKKGYLVAGNDDNPLMSRVTEKVVNRLFLSNNPDEKVYF